CACGGTGGTACTTGAGCAGCGATCACTTACCGCCGTGTACAAATTCGTGGATGATAACAGCGTTGTCCATGCAGGGAAGGCGAGCCTTTTCGTTCCCGAGCAGAGAAAGAGTCATGCGTGGACTTTGGCCGTCTGGGTATGCCATAAAGTTGGGGCCTGTGCCCTGGCTGCTGGTATACACCACGTTGATGTCGACCGGATCGCCCCCGCCACCTCGGACCTTGTCATTGGAAGCCTGGAAGTTCCCTGCCTCTTCGGTGAAGCCCAGCTTGGCCGACGTGTCGTGCATGTCGTTGACGACGTAGAAGGCGTTCGTGGCGCAGGCCTGGACTGATTCCGGAGAAGTTGCATTTCGCTCATTGTAGCGGAAGTTGAAGGTCTCACCGTCCTTGCCCCGAGCTCTGATGGGGTAGCGTACGCCCTCGATCAACATGCGCGCGTTGTTGCCTCCCAAGACCAACTTGCGACCCTTCATGTTTGTTTCAGTACTCCAGTCGCGTGCCTGTGCAATGGGTTCTTTGGCAACGCGAGGTGGGGCCTCGGAAGGGTCCTTTGCTGGGCGTTTAATAACCTTGTACTTTGCGTCAtccgcgggctcggcgtGCGGGTTCGGGTTCACGATGGAGATTATCTCTTGCGGATCGTTGGCGTCGACGCAAGTCTCCAGCCACCCACCCTCGGAGACGGCCTCTATGCACCAGGCGAGCTTCGGAGTGCCATCGACCGGGACATATCGCAAGCTTGCCTTCAAATGGCCGGTGTTGTCCGTCGCTTTCACGCGATAAGTCTCGGGGCCATCAAGGCGCtcaacggcagcgccagAAACCCGAATCGGGAGTTGCAGCCTTTTCGTGACATGGTGTGCGGCTTCAATACCATCGGTGAATTCACGCTTCACGAGCGGATTGCGCTGCGGTGCTAGGTTTCGAACGAAGCTATCGCCGTATGAGATGATGGAgccgtcgcgtcgcatcTGTGAGCAGAGATTTCCCTGTCAGTACACGTACCCTGCTAATAAGATAATGCAACGGTGCCAAACGTACATTGACATTGATGTGGGCCGTGTTAATGGGCATACCGTGCAGCGTTTGCGCCGCGTAAACGTACGCATGCCCCAGCTCGTCTACGTAGGAGCAATCCTTGATGCGGAACTCAGCTCCAGGCGCGACTTTTTTGACAAGAGCGGCAGCGATGTCATTGTAGAAGTCAATTCCATGGCTTTCGGGGTTGAGACCATCCCTGGCCTTCAATCTATGTAGTTCGTTGTCGGGTCGGTGGTAAAAGGAATTTTCCTTGACACGATACTTTGCGAAATCGATACCGTGCGAcggttggtgttgttggggAGGTctggcgatggcctcgctgcccgTGACGATGCAGAGAAGAACAAAGGAAAATCGCTCATAAAGCATTGTAGCAGTCAGAATATTTGCATGGAATTAATGAGTGAATACGAAAGTAAGCCGATGTTCGCGTAGGATCGCGGAGTTGATGCGGTTGAGGGGAACAACCCGGGGCTTAAGAAAGCCAGCCCTTTTGCCACATCGCATACGCATTGCGACCGCATGTGCACAATGAGATCACATTAATAGTTTCGTATTTATTCCAAAACATGAAGTAGACGAATCCAAACAAGCAAGAAAAGTAGCCACCCAAGGTCGTACAGCACCCACTTCGTAATCTTGGTACGTGGCTCGATCGTGACGCAGGATTTAGATGAGTACAAGTACCCTGGAAAGCTCGAGACTATAAGCTGGCCTATCTACAAGCTGTATGAATTTACACGTGATGCGTGCCGTGGGCATGTACACTTCCCCGAGCCTTTGAAAAGCCGATGGAGCTTGTCGCGCGTACATTTGAGATATGTTTCATCCTGGATCAATTGGAAACGCTGTTCAGCTGCACGGCGCGAGGGGCTCGCGGAGGCATAAATTATATGCTTACTGAAACAATCCAGGGCCAAAGTGCGTCGAAATTTGGCCTCAGTGTTCTGTTTATTCGATACCGTCTAATACGGGCTCGCATAACATAGGACTCCAAGCCTGGTTAGTGCGGCGTGATTCCAAGTACGCACTCTTGTTGTGTCCTGCGTGCGCTCAATCACGCACACCACTCATCTTGATGACGACACGGAAGTTTCTTGAACTTTGGGCTTTCGGAATACGGCTTGGACGGATCCGAAGTGCAGTAGTTCGGGCATTTTCTGTCCCCGCAAAAGTCTTGTATCCGTGAATGTAGCGACACGGCAGACGACATAGACCTGTGCTGCCCACGGAAAATGCATGCGATTTGCTCGCCCATGAAAATGGATCCTGTAGTCCCGAAATGTCAATGTGCTTGCTTTGCAGCGCGGAAGGCTCTTTCACTGGAACTTCGACAGCATTACGTGGACAGAGTTGATTCCTTTGTGGCGCAGCGAACCTAAGAAACATTCACGTTGCTTATTAACCTACAACGACCGGAGTTCGGTTACGATCTGGGCGCTTTATGCGATCCGATATCCAGCTATATGCGCGACACGCCAAGTGTCTCAGGAAGAGGTAAAAGTCGTAAATAGACTGAGAAAAGAAGCCAAACCACCGAACATCGGAATTTAGAGCGATTCTCACAACATGAAATGGGCTTCAAGAAGGTATAAGTACGACGAACTGTCCGGCTGCTGAAGAAAGCCGAAGCAAGGAGATCTACACAAGTAAACTCTGCACACCAGCACGAGAAGTGATCAACGAGATTACCTATCTCTCCAAAACTCAATATCGACATTCCAAGATAACTGCCACGCCGCATATATTCGCCACAATGAAgtacgccgtcgccaccgttGCAATCCTTGCGACCCTTGGGCTGTCGTCTCCCCTCAAGTCGACAGGGCCAGCTGGAGCGGGCAACGCTCCCTCCTTGTCCCCAATCATAATGAAGAGAAAAAATGATGACATTGTCATTGACAAATTGACGCACGAACGACCAAAGGCAAAGCACGTCGCGCGCACATTTGGGGGCGattcctcctcgccatcatctcAGGGGCCGACATCGACTGAAGGCGGGCCAACTGAAGGAGATTCATCGACTGGGGGGACATCGCCTACAGGAAACGACAAGAGCTGCCCGCCTTGTGGAAGCGGCCGTGGAAAATTCCCCGGCAGCGCTGACGGCGGGTTGCCATctcggcgcgcgaggcgcaaTGCTCGTGGTCAGGCTGGATCTAAGGGCTCTCCCACTGACACAGGCACAACCACCAGTACGGACGACCAGTCTACTGGTGATTCTGGTGATTCTTCGACAAACGACTGCCCCCCCTGCCCCGACAGCTGTCCAGGCGGGCCCAATGGCGGGCCCAATTCGCCCAATGGTTTGCCTGAGAAGTTCCCCGGTAATCCGTCCGATGATCCGTCCGGTGCTCCGGACAGTCCGTTCCCCGGTACTTCGTCCGAGGATCCGTCCGGTGCTCCGGGCAGTCCGTTCCCCGGCAGTAACCCCGGCACTCCGAGCAATGGGCTCCCCGGTGACACCGGTACTCAGGGTACCCGCGGCGGTCGATTCCCGGGTGCGTCCGGCTCTGCTTAGGATGCTTCCCTGACCAAGTCAAGCCTGAAAGCAGCACGAGCCCTGTCTGGCGGCGATCGGTGGAAACGAATCATGAAGAAAGTATTGGCGACTCGGGAGGCGCTGTTTAATCAAGGATTCTAGAACGGGGTGATCGACTTTGGCGACTGACTAGACGCAAGGGAGAACGCTTTCCTTCTAGATAGACAACATGGTGCTGTCAAGTTCGTCTCATTTGTTGTGCTTAGTCTGCCTCAGCTGCACTGGGCTCTCTGGGTGCCGTCAGTGTGTGAATTTGTGCCCGCTTACTTCGAAGAGTCTAGACAATATTCGCACGAGATGCCTGTAGGTCTACATACCTTGTCGTGAGAACGCTGCCCATCATTACTCATCATGGTGAGAGTTTGAAGGCTCACGGCATACATTGTCTATGATTCCATTTCGCCTCTTGACAGAGAATCGATATGCAGTTCCACTGTTGCCATGCCTTGCTGTCGTCGGTCCTGGACCCGCTGACCGGGCTGGGGTTGCGGCTTTCGGCCATGCCTGGATGGGAGGGATCGGAGAGGGGCGCTAGGGGTTCACTCTGCCCTCTGCACTGCACCCCTGATGCTTGTGCCTCATTCATGTTCTCGACGCTGTGCCTCGCGCAGCCTCTCCTGTCTCCTCAAGTTTGC
This sequence is a window from Purpureocillium takamizusanense chromosome 8, complete sequence. Protein-coding genes within it:
- a CDS encoding uncharacterized protein (COG:O~EggNog:ENOG503NUPR~SECRETED:SignalP(1-19~SECRETED:cutsite=SEA-IA~SECRETED:prob=0.4598)~MEROPS:MER0001400) — translated: MLYERFSFVLLCIVTGSEAIARPPQQHQPSHGIDFAKYRVKENSFYHRPDNELHRLKARDGLNPESHGIDFYNDIAAALVKKVAPGAEFRIKDCSYVDELGHAYVYAAQTLHGMPINTAHINVNMRRDGSIISYGDSFVRNLAPQRNPLVKREFTDGIEAAHHVTKRLQLPIRVSGAAVERLDGPETYRVKATDNTGHLKASLRYVPVDGTPKLAWCIEAVSEGGWLETCVDANDPQEIISIVNPNPHAEPADDAKYKVIKRPAKDPSEAPPRVAKEPIAQARDWSTETNMKGRKLVLGGNNARMLIEGVRYPIRARGKDGETFNFRYNERNATSPESVQACATNAFYVVNDMHDTSAKLGFTEEAGNFQASNDKVRGGGGDPVDINVVYTSSQGTGPNFMAYPDGQSPRMTLSLLGNEKARLPCMDNAVIIHEFVHGVSIRLTGSRDNAGCLQGGEGAGMGEGWSDFIALAMLLKPTDTAKTPIPLSPWLTRNPRGLRSHPYSTDFETNPLTLEDVAARQEPHDMGEVWATMLFELMWKVVEHKPVENSTVPRLGSNKIATDGRYFAVQAVMNGMKKQPCNPGFYEARNAIMDSLESMGGKNISCAAWTAWAKRGFGAGARRGQDRRDQGRLRDLRCRRDLRCRKDLVCRRNRGYHRDKVRVLSSILIHQVLFFFQFPINKVRSVSRFLIPKDLFLSRSLAHQIRFFNQFPIRKVRFLSQFLIPKVLLQSRKLRILVSQIRFLFRRMRTRLGQPSDPGPGTGCRRHLMARSPRGGNFHRDSSLRRMSHTKVSRNLKSLRLISANSLNCRPRTRQSQSMQHEMGLAASLALVHLVGDDGWGREGWQRKCRWRTVCREQSIKKWPVETNSV